One Nitrosomonas sp. PY1 DNA window includes the following coding sequences:
- a CDS encoding sulfate ABC transporter substrate-binding protein codes for MAIKKWLIASFVVTSMLVSNMVFSGKTLLNVSYDPTRELYQEFNLAFAKYWQERTQEISTIQQAHGASGKQARSVIEGLEADVVTLASANDIDNIAGKAKLLPESWQKRLALQSTPYTSTIIFLVRKGNPKEIKDWDDLARSGIEVITPNPKTSGGAQWNYLAAWEYGKRKFGEEKVKEFVRNIYGNVPVMDSSSRGATATFVERGVGDVFIAWENEALLALREGGADKFEIVVPSLSILAQPPVAIIDKVVDKKGTRSIAEAYLEYLYSEEGQEIAAKHFYRPTHAGITKKYADQFPRIELFKIDEAFGGWKSAYKTHFAEGGTFDQIHSQ; via the coding sequence ATGGCCATAAAAAAATGGTTAATCGCGAGTTTCGTTGTCACAAGTATGTTAGTCAGCAACATGGTGTTTTCTGGAAAAACATTGCTAAATGTTTCCTATGATCCGACCCGCGAGCTTTATCAGGAATTTAATTTGGCTTTTGCCAAGTATTGGCAAGAGAGAACACAGGAGATCTCGACTATTCAACAAGCACATGGTGCCTCCGGTAAGCAAGCTCGTTCAGTAATAGAAGGTTTGGAGGCGGATGTTGTTACATTAGCTTCTGCAAACGATATTGATAACATTGCCGGGAAGGCAAAATTATTGCCTGAGAGTTGGCAGAAACGTTTAGCGCTGCAAAGTACGCCTTATACTTCGACGATTATTTTTTTGGTACGAAAAGGTAATCCGAAAGAAATTAAAGACTGGGATGATTTAGCGCGCTCCGGTATCGAAGTGATTACGCCAAATCCGAAAACTTCTGGTGGTGCACAATGGAACTATTTGGCGGCGTGGGAGTATGGTAAGCGTAAATTTGGTGAAGAGAAAGTTAAGGAATTTGTCAGAAATATTTACGGTAATGTACCGGTCATGGATTCCAGTTCAAGAGGTGCAACGGCAACTTTTGTGGAACGGGGAGTCGGCGATGTCTTTATCGCTTGGGAAAATGAAGCATTGTTAGCTTTGAGGGAAGGCGGTGCTGATAAATTTGAGATCGTTGTTCCATCGTTAAGTATTCTTGCGCAACCTCCTGTTGCAATTATTGATAAAGTGGTTGATAAAAAAGGTACACGATCAATTGCTGAAGCTTATCTGGAATACCTTTATTCCGAAGAGGGACAGGAAATTGCGGCTAAGCATTTTTATCGCCCTACGCATGCGGGTATTACTAAAAAATATGCTGATCAGTTCCCAAGGATCGAATTATTTAAAATCGATGAAGCGTTTGGTGGATGGAAAAGCGCATACAAAACTCATTTTGCAGAAGGTGGCACATTCGATCAGATTCATTCGCAATAA